One window of Trinickia caryophylli genomic DNA carries:
- a CDS encoding LON peptidase substrate-binding domain-containing protein encodes MSSHPVVYADLPLFPLHAVLFPDGLLPLKIFEARYLDMARNCLRENTPFGVCMLKSGAEVAQPDEPAVPESIGCLAVIEQCDVDQYGMLLVKARGTSRFKLRTHRVEQSGLLVGEAEPLPEDIPLEGSEALAKFGACAEVLERIIETIRERDPESVPFAEPLRFDDPSWVSNRLSEILQIPLRARQQLMALDDAGARIDCVHHYMQQHQLL; translated from the coding sequence ATGTCCTCTCATCCTGTCGTCTACGCCGATTTGCCGCTCTTTCCCCTGCATGCCGTCCTGTTTCCCGACGGCCTGCTCCCGCTGAAGATCTTCGAAGCGCGCTATCTCGACATGGCGCGCAACTGCCTGCGCGAAAACACGCCGTTCGGTGTGTGCATGCTCAAAAGCGGGGCCGAAGTGGCTCAGCCCGACGAGCCGGCAGTGCCCGAATCGATCGGTTGCCTCGCGGTCATCGAGCAGTGCGATGTCGATCAATACGGCATGCTGCTCGTCAAGGCGCGAGGCACGAGCCGTTTCAAGCTGCGCACGCACCGCGTCGAGCAGAGCGGGCTGCTCGTCGGAGAGGCCGAGCCGCTGCCGGAAGACATCCCGCTGGAAGGCTCCGAGGCACTCGCGAAGTTCGGAGCCTGCGCCGAAGTGCTCGAGCGCATCATCGAAACCATCCGTGAGCGCGACCCGGAGAGCGTGCCGTTCGCCGAGCCGTTGCGCTTCGACGATCCGAGCTGGGTATCGAATCGGCTCTCCGAAATCCTGCAGATCCCGCTGCGCGCGAGGCAGCAACTCATGGCACTCGACGATGCCGGCGCGCGGATCGACTGCGTTCACCACTACATGCAGCAGCATCAGTTGCTTTGA
- the rapZ gene encoding RNase adapter RapZ, with translation MRIVLITGISGSGKSVALNALADAGYYCVDNLPPRFLPALAQYLASGDAGDERQAFPPGTTEPGREPGCDRPGRDRLAVAIDARSSASLDEMPGIIRDLSSGHDVRVLFLNASTQSLIQRFSETRRRHPLSGSPAHDADVGLLVSLEEAIERERELVAPLAEFGHQIDTSNLRANVLRAWVTRFIEEQREGLMLMFESFGFKRGLPLDADFVFDVRALPNPHYDHRLRPLTGRDQPVIDYLDALPIVHEMIDDIYSFVMKWLPRFRDDNRSYLTVAIGCTGGQHRSVFIAETLASRLAREATVIVRHRDAPVAPGDSSRLVA, from the coding sequence ATGCGCATTGTTCTGATCACCGGCATATCCGGCTCCGGCAAATCGGTCGCGTTGAACGCGCTCGCCGATGCGGGCTATTACTGCGTCGACAACCTGCCGCCGCGCTTTTTGCCCGCACTCGCCCAATACCTCGCATCGGGCGACGCGGGTGACGAGCGGCAAGCCTTTCCGCCCGGCACCACCGAGCCCGGCCGAGAGCCAGGCTGTGACCGGCCGGGCCGCGATCGCCTCGCAGTCGCGATCGACGCGCGCTCCAGCGCTTCGCTCGACGAGATGCCCGGCATCATTCGCGATCTGTCGAGCGGGCACGACGTGCGCGTGCTCTTTCTCAACGCGAGCACCCAGTCCCTGATTCAGCGCTTTTCCGAAACACGCCGGCGGCATCCGCTTTCGGGCTCGCCCGCCCACGATGCCGACGTCGGCCTGCTCGTCTCGCTCGAGGAGGCCATCGAGCGCGAGCGCGAACTCGTCGCACCGCTGGCTGAGTTCGGCCACCAGATCGACACCAGCAATCTGCGCGCAAACGTGCTGCGCGCCTGGGTCACGCGCTTCATCGAGGAGCAGCGCGAAGGGCTCATGCTGATGTTCGAATCGTTCGGCTTCAAGCGTGGGCTGCCGCTCGATGCCGACTTCGTCTTCGACGTGCGCGCGCTGCCGAACCCGCACTACGATCACCGCCTGCGCCCGCTCACGGGGCGCGATCAGCCCGTGATCGATTACCTCGATGCCTTGCCGATCGTTCACGAAATGATCGATGACATCTATTCTTTCGTCATGAAGTGGCTGCCGCGTTTTCGCGACGACAATCGCAGCTATCTGACCGTCGCGATCGGATGCACCGGCGGGCAGCATCGCTCGGTTTTCATCGCCGAAACGCTCGCTTCACGGCTTGCCCGCGAAGCCACCGTCATCGTGCGACATCGCGACGCGCCGGTCGCCCCCGGCGATTCGTCGAGACTCGTGGCTTAG
- the hprK gene encoding HPr(Ser) kinase/phosphatase, whose product MDTSSINAQSIFDDNAAALKLSWLTGHEGWERGFSAETVANATSSADLVGHLNLIHPNRIQVLGEAEINYYQRQTEEDRSRHMAELIALEPPFLVVAGGLAAPPELVLRCTRSSTPLFTTPISAAAVIDNLRLYMSRILAPRATLHGVFLDILGMGVLLTGDSGLGKSELGLELISRGHGLVADDAVDFVRLGPDFVEGRCPPLLQNLLEVRGLGLLDIKTIFGETAVRRKMKLKLIVQLVRRPDGEFQRLPLESQTVDVLGLPISKVTIQVAAGRNLAVLVEAAVRNTILQLRGIDTLRDFMDRQRLAMQDPDSQLPGKLM is encoded by the coding sequence ATGGATACGTCCAGCATCAACGCCCAGAGCATCTTCGACGACAACGCCGCCGCGCTCAAATTGAGCTGGCTGACGGGGCATGAGGGCTGGGAACGCGGTTTTTCGGCCGAGACGGTCGCCAATGCAACGTCGAGCGCGGATCTCGTCGGCCACTTGAACCTGATCCACCCGAACCGGATCCAGGTGCTCGGCGAAGCCGAAATCAACTACTACCAGCGGCAGACCGAAGAGGACCGCTCGCGCCACATGGCCGAGCTGATCGCCCTCGAGCCACCGTTTCTCGTTGTCGCCGGCGGGCTCGCGGCGCCGCCCGAACTCGTGCTGCGCTGCACGCGCTCGTCGACGCCGCTCTTCACCACACCGATATCGGCTGCCGCCGTCATCGACAATCTGCGGCTGTACATGTCGCGCATCCTCGCTCCGCGCGCGACGCTGCACGGCGTGTTCCTCGACATTCTCGGCATGGGGGTACTGCTCACGGGCGACTCGGGCCTCGGCAAGAGCGAACTCGGCCTCGAGCTGATCAGCCGGGGGCATGGGCTCGTCGCGGATGATGCGGTCGACTTCGTCCGGCTGGGCCCCGATTTCGTGGAAGGACGCTGCCCGCCACTGCTGCAGAACCTGCTCGAGGTGCGCGGCCTCGGCCTGCTCGACATCAAAACGATCTTCGGTGAGACGGCCGTGCGACGGAAGATGAAGCTCAAGCTCATCGTGCAGCTCGTGCGCCGGCCCGACGGCGAATTCCAGCGCCTGCCGCTCGAAAGCCAGACCGTCGACGTGCTCGGCCTGCCGATCAGCAAGGTCACGATCCAGGTGGCCGCGGGCCGCAACCTCGCCGTGCTCGTGGAAGCCGCCGTGCGCAACACGATTCTTCAGCTGCGCGGCATCGACACGCTGCGTGACTTCATGGACCGCCAGCGTCTCGCGATGCAGGACCCTGACAGCCAACTGCCCGGCAAGCTCATGTGA
- the ptsN gene encoding PTS IIA-like nitrogen regulatory protein PtsN → MNRLAKFLPLENVVIGLSVTSKKRVFEQAGLIFENQNGIGRSAVTDNLFARERLGSTGLGEGVAIPHGRIKGLKQPLAAFVRLEQPIPFEAPDGQPVSLLIFLLVPEQATQQHLEILSEIAQLLSDRETRERLHTEQSREELHRLLTQWHP, encoded by the coding sequence ATGAATCGTTTAGCCAAATTCCTTCCGCTCGAAAACGTCGTCATCGGACTTTCCGTTACCAGCAAGAAGCGCGTATTCGAGCAAGCCGGACTCATTTTCGAAAACCAGAACGGCATCGGCCGCAGCGCGGTCACCGACAATCTCTTCGCCCGCGAGCGCCTTGGCTCGACCGGGCTCGGCGAGGGCGTGGCGATCCCGCACGGCCGCATCAAGGGGCTCAAGCAGCCGCTCGCGGCTTTCGTGCGGCTCGAGCAGCCGATCCCGTTCGAGGCGCCCGACGGGCAGCCCGTTTCCCTGCTCATCTTCCTGCTCGTGCCCGAGCAGGCCACGCAGCAGCATCTCGAAATCCTCTCCGAGATCGCGCAGCTCCTGTCCGATCGCGAAACGCGCGAACGGCTTCACACGGAGCAAAGCCGCGAGGAGTTGCATCGCCTGCTCACACAGTGGCACCCTTGA
- the hpf gene encoding ribosome hibernation-promoting factor, HPF/YfiA family — protein MNLKISGRHLEVTPALREYVITKLDKVLRHFDQVIDGNVVLSVDNQKEKDKRQKVEINLHLKGKDIFIESANGDLYAAIDLMVDRLDRQVVRHKGRIQEHQHEAIKHQEVAAGEQPQP, from the coding sequence ATGAATCTGAAGATCAGTGGACGCCATCTCGAAGTCACGCCAGCCTTGCGAGAATACGTGATCACCAAGCTCGACAAAGTGCTACGACACTTCGATCAGGTGATCGACGGCAACGTGGTCCTCTCGGTCGACAATCAGAAAGAAAAGGACAAGCGGCAAAAGGTGGAAATCAATCTGCATCTGAAGGGCAAGGACATCTTCATCGAAAGCGCCAACGGCGACCTCTACGCAGCGATCGACCTCATGGTCGACCGGCTCGATCGACAGGTCGTTCGCCACAAGGGACGCATCCAGGAACATCAGCACGAGGCCATCAAGCATCAGGAAGTTGCAGCTGGCGAGCAGCCGCAGCCCTGA
- a CDS encoding RNA polymerase factor sigma-54, protein MKASLQLRLSQHLALTPQLQQSIRLLQLSTLELQQEVAMAVAQNPLLESEDEWIASPLRVAGDGSVIAQAPTSSAPEPMSGAAPAEGSRAEGAEPAGVDEYNGLSSSDNSDSTQWNLDDYGRSAAPSDDDDLPPLQIHESTTTLRDHLMAQLRVTQASPRDRALVTFLIESLDDDGYLTATLDEVLADLPDELEVDLDELNAALALLHSFDPAGVGARSASECLKLQLLRLDNSPTRKLALDIVANHLELLAARDFTRLKKQLKTTDDALREAHALIRSLEPFPGAAYGKAEADYVVPDIMVRKTAQGWLAELNPEVVPRLRINHLYANILRNNRGDPGSGSLRQQLQEARWLIKNIQQRFETILRVAQAIVERQKNFFVHGEIAMRPLVLREIADTLGLHESTVSRVTTGKYMLTPFGTLEFKYFFGSHVSTDTGGAASSTAIRALIKQLIGAEDSKTPLSDSRIAELLAEQGFVVARRTVAKYREALRIPAVNLRKSL, encoded by the coding sequence ATGAAAGCCAGCCTCCAACTCCGCCTATCGCAGCATCTTGCGCTGACACCGCAGCTTCAGCAGTCGATCCGGCTGCTGCAGCTGTCCACGCTCGAACTTCAGCAGGAAGTCGCGATGGCTGTCGCGCAAAATCCGCTGCTCGAAAGCGAGGACGAATGGATCGCAAGCCCGCTGCGCGTGGCCGGCGACGGCTCCGTGATCGCCCAGGCGCCCACGTCGTCCGCCCCCGAGCCGATGAGCGGGGCCGCGCCCGCGGAAGGCTCGCGCGCCGAAGGGGCGGAGCCGGCCGGCGTCGACGAATACAACGGTCTGTCGTCGTCCGACAATTCGGATTCGACGCAATGGAACCTCGACGACTACGGCCGAAGCGCCGCGCCGTCCGATGACGACGACCTCCCGCCCCTGCAGATCCACGAATCCACGACGACGCTGCGCGACCACCTGATGGCCCAGTTGCGCGTGACGCAGGCGAGCCCGCGCGACCGCGCGCTCGTAACGTTTCTGATCGAATCGCTCGACGATGACGGCTACCTCACGGCCACGCTCGACGAAGTGCTGGCCGACCTGCCCGACGAGCTCGAAGTCGATCTCGACGAACTCAATGCGGCGCTCGCGCTGCTGCACAGCTTCGATCCGGCCGGTGTCGGCGCCCGCTCGGCATCCGAATGCCTGAAGCTGCAGTTGCTGCGGCTCGACAACTCCCCCACGCGCAAGCTCGCGCTCGACATCGTCGCCAACCATCTCGAGCTTTTGGCCGCGCGCGATTTCACGCGGCTGAAAAAACAGCTGAAGACCACCGACGATGCGCTGCGCGAAGCGCATGCGCTGATCCGCTCGCTCGAGCCGTTTCCGGGCGCGGCCTACGGCAAGGCCGAAGCGGACTACGTCGTGCCTGACATCATGGTCAGGAAGACTGCCCAGGGCTGGCTGGCGGAGCTGAATCCGGAGGTGGTGCCGCGGCTGCGGATCAACCATCTCTACGCGAACATCCTGCGCAACAACCGCGGTGACCCGGGCAGCGGCTCGCTGCGCCAGCAACTGCAGGAAGCCCGTTGGCTCATCAAGAACATCCAGCAGCGTTTCGAGACGATCCTGCGCGTGGCGCAGGCGATCGTCGAGCGGCAGAAGAACTTTTTCGTGCACGGCGAAATCGCCATGCGCCCCTTGGTTTTGCGGGAAATAGCTGATACGCTGGGCTTGCACGAGTCGACGGTCTCTCGCGTGACCACCGGTAAGTACATGCTCACCCCATTCGGGACGCTCGAGTTCAAGTACTTTTTCGGTTCGCACGTTTCCACCGACACGGGGGGAGCGGCCTCGTCGACCGCCATTCGCGCGCTCATCAAGCAACTGATAGGAGCAGAAGACTCTAAAACACCGCTTTCGGACAGCCGCATAGCCGAACTGCTGGCGGAACAAGGGTTCGTGGTGGCGCGCCGCACGGTTGCCAAATACCGCGAAGCTCTCAGGATCCCGGCAGTGAATCTGCGCAAGTCTCTATAG
- the lptB gene encoding LPS export ABC transporter ATP-binding protein produces MRKRYGSRTVVKDVSLDVKSGEVVGLLGPNGAGKTTSFYMIVGLVPLDAGEIVLDGSSISLLPIHKRAALGLSYLPQEASVFRKLSVEQNIRAVLELQTGENGKRLAKSAIDARTEALLDELQIAHLRENPALSLSGGERRRVEIARALATSPSFILLDEPFAGVDPIAVLEIQKIVKFLKQRNIGVLITDHNVRETLGICDHAYIISDGTVLAAGAPSDIIENESVRRVYLGEHFRM; encoded by the coding sequence CTGCGCAAACGCTACGGCTCGCGCACCGTCGTCAAGGACGTCTCGCTCGACGTCAAGAGCGGCGAAGTGGTGGGCCTGCTGGGCCCGAACGGCGCAGGCAAGACGACTTCGTTCTACATGATCGTAGGCCTCGTGCCGCTCGACGCGGGGGAAATCGTGCTCGACGGCAGCTCGATCAGCCTGCTGCCGATCCACAAGCGCGCCGCGCTCGGCCTCTCGTATCTGCCTCAGGAAGCGTCCGTCTTCCGCAAACTGTCGGTCGAACAGAACATCCGCGCGGTGCTCGAGCTGCAAACGGGCGAAAACGGCAAGCGGCTTGCCAAGTCCGCTATCGACGCGCGCACGGAAGCGCTGCTCGACGAGTTGCAAATCGCTCATCTGCGTGAAAACCCTGCACTGTCGTTGTCGGGCGGCGAGCGACGGCGCGTCGAAATTGCTCGGGCGCTGGCGACGAGCCCAAGCTTCATCCTGCTCGACGAACCGTTTGCGGGCGTCGATCCGATCGCGGTGCTGGAAATTCAGAAGATCGTGAAATTCCTCAAGCAGCGCAACATCGGCGTGCTCATTACCGACCACAATGTCCGCGAGACGCTCGGCATCTGCGATCACGCCTACATCATCAGCGACGGAACGGTGCTCGCCGCCGGCGCCCCGAGCGACATCATCGAAAACGAAAGCGTCCGCCGCGTGTACCTCGGCGAGCACTTCCGCATGTAG
- the lptA gene encoding lipopolysaccharide transport periplasmic protein LptA, with amino-acid sequence MNELLFLSGHRRIRALAVALLAALTCIGGPAHAERADRDKPLNLEADTMTYDDLKQINIFTGHVVATKGTIIIKADRVEVRQDPQGYQYATGTMTGHGLAYFRQKRDGVDEYIDGTAERIDYDGKQDLTTLTTNATVRRLQGLSTVMDQVHGSVITYDGQKDFYTARAGKDVAGPGNPGGRVRATLAPRNGAPAPLDGAPATLAPATGIQGTPQQ; translated from the coding sequence ATGAACGAATTGCTCTTCCTTTCCGGGCATCGGCGTATACGCGCATTGGCCGTGGCCCTGCTTGCCGCGCTGACATGCATCGGCGGGCCGGCGCACGCGGAACGCGCCGATCGCGACAAGCCGCTCAACCTCGAAGCGGACACCATGACGTACGACGACCTGAAGCAGATCAACATCTTCACGGGGCACGTCGTCGCCACGAAAGGCACCATCATCATCAAGGCCGACCGCGTCGAAGTCAGGCAGGATCCGCAAGGCTACCAATACGCCACGGGCACGATGACCGGGCACGGCCTTGCCTATTTCCGGCAGAAGCGCGACGGCGTGGACGAGTACATCGACGGCACGGCTGAGCGCATCGACTACGACGGCAAGCAGGACTTGACGACGCTGACGACGAATGCGACCGTGCGCCGCCTGCAGGGCCTCTCGACGGTGATGGACCAGGTCCACGGCAGCGTCATCACCTACGACGGTCAGAAAGATTTCTACACGGCCAGGGCCGGCAAGGATGTGGCCGGGCCGGGCAACCCCGGCGGGCGCGTGCGCGCCACGCTCGCGCCGCGCAATGGCGCGCCTGCGCCGCTCGACGGCGCACCGGCCACGCTCGCACCGGCCACCGGAATTCAAGGAACGCCACAGCAGTGA
- the lptC gene encoding LPS export ABC transporter periplasmic protein LptC, whose product MNVSRFTSLLSLVAMAALAGGTYWLLQATRPPVSNGTESTKTHTPDYFADNFSVSELDQSGTTQYRLTAVKMVHYEDDEQSDLTRPAIRAFQPGKPVVTATGDRGKVNADVSIVDLYDNARILRAAGAGDPEMQADSSHFRVLVNDDVIETEKPVKLRRGQSVMTASAMNYNNVTRVMQLFGNVRGAIAASEMSGGGSK is encoded by the coding sequence ATGAACGTCTCCCGCTTCACCTCGCTGCTCTCGCTCGTCGCGATGGCGGCCCTCGCGGGCGGCACGTACTGGCTGCTGCAAGCCACGCGCCCCCCTGTGTCGAACGGCACCGAATCGACCAAGACGCACACGCCCGATTACTTCGCCGACAATTTTTCGGTGTCGGAACTTGATCAATCCGGCACGACGCAGTACCGCCTGACGGCCGTGAAGATGGTGCATTACGAGGACGACGAGCAAAGCGACCTCACGCGCCCCGCCATCCGAGCTTTCCAGCCGGGCAAGCCCGTGGTCACGGCCACAGGCGATCGCGGCAAGGTCAACGCGGATGTCTCGATCGTCGATCTCTACGACAATGCACGCATCTTGCGCGCGGCCGGCGCGGGAGACCCCGAGATGCAGGCCGACTCGTCGCACTTTCGCGTGCTTGTGAACGACGATGTGATCGAGACGGAAAAGCCGGTTAAACTGCGGCGCGGCCAGTCGGTCATGACGGCCAGCGCGATGAATTACAACAACGTCACCCGGGTGATGCAGCTCTTCGGCAACGTGCGCGGCGCGATCGCCGCGTCCGAGATGTCGGGCGGCGGGTCGAAATGA
- a CDS encoding KdsC family phosphatase has product MVAAPMTAGERARRVRLMIFDVDGVLTDGSLLFTAEGDRMKSFNSLDGHGVKLLREAGIVTAIITGRRSEIVARRAEEMRITHLHQGAEDKTAVFSQLLRETCVSAEACGYMGDDWPDLPVMTRCGFAAAPANAHPEVIARAHWVAKARGGHGAVREVCDAILRAQQHYDAMLAAACGVPDA; this is encoded by the coding sequence ATGGTTGCAGCGCCCATGACGGCTGGCGAACGCGCGCGCCGCGTGCGACTGATGATTTTCGACGTCGACGGCGTGCTGACCGACGGCAGCCTGCTCTTCACGGCGGAGGGCGACCGCATGAAGTCGTTCAATTCGCTCGACGGTCACGGGGTGAAGCTCTTGCGCGAAGCAGGCATCGTAACGGCGATCATCACCGGGCGGCGCTCGGAAATCGTCGCGCGGCGTGCCGAGGAGATGCGCATCACGCATCTGCATCAAGGCGCGGAGGACAAAACAGCCGTATTCTCGCAACTGTTGCGCGAGACGTGCGTGAGCGCCGAGGCGTGCGGCTACATGGGCGACGATTGGCCCGATCTGCCCGTCATGACCCGCTGCGGCTTCGCTGCGGCACCGGCCAATGCCCACCCGGAGGTAATCGCACGCGCGCACTGGGTGGCGAAAGCGCGCGGCGGACACGGCGCGGTGCGCGAGGTCTGCGACGCGATCCTGCGCGCGCAGCAGCACTATGACGCCATGCTGGCGGCGGCCTGCGGAGTGCCGGACGCATGA
- the kdsD gene encoding arabinose 5-phosphate isomerase KdsD — translation MIAKINGDRALALARDVLDIEADAVRALRERIDASFVAAVDLLLGCRGRVVVSGIGKSGHVARKLAATLASTGTPAFFVHPAEASHGDLGMVAADDVFIALSNSGESEELVAILPLVKRIGAKLIAMTGRPESSLAKLSDVHLDAGVEKEACPLNLAPTASTTAALALGDALAVAVLDARGFGADDFARSHPGGALGRRLLTYVRDVMRTGEQMPKVATTATVRDALFQLTAKRMGMTAIVDDSNRVAGIFTDGDLRRVLERTGDFRDLPIAEVMTRAPRTIGADHLAVEAVELMERHRINQMLVVDDAGTLIGALNMHDLFSKKVI, via the coding sequence ATGATAGCGAAAATCAATGGCGACCGGGCGCTGGCGCTCGCCCGGGATGTGCTCGACATCGAAGCCGACGCCGTGCGCGCCCTTCGCGAGCGCATCGACGCGAGCTTCGTCGCAGCGGTGGATCTGCTGCTCGGCTGCCGCGGCCGCGTGGTCGTCTCTGGCATCGGAAAATCGGGCCATGTCGCGCGCAAGCTCGCCGCCACGCTCGCGAGCACCGGTACCCCGGCGTTCTTCGTGCATCCGGCGGAAGCGAGCCATGGCGATCTCGGCATGGTGGCCGCGGACGACGTCTTCATCGCGTTGTCGAATTCGGGCGAATCGGAAGAACTCGTGGCGATCCTGCCGCTCGTCAAACGGATCGGCGCCAAGCTGATCGCGATGACGGGCCGGCCCGAATCGAGTCTCGCCAAACTCTCGGACGTGCACCTCGATGCCGGCGTCGAGAAGGAGGCCTGCCCGCTCAACCTCGCCCCGACGGCCAGCACAACGGCCGCGCTCGCGCTCGGCGACGCACTGGCCGTGGCGGTGCTCGACGCGCGCGGGTTCGGCGCGGACGATTTCGCGCGCTCGCACCCGGGCGGCGCCCTCGGCCGTCGCCTGCTCACCTATGTGCGCGACGTCATGCGCACGGGCGAGCAGATGCCGAAGGTGGCGACGACGGCCACGGTGCGCGATGCACTCTTCCAACTGACGGCCAAGCGCATGGGGATGACGGCGATCGTCGACGACAGCAACCGCGTCGCGGGCATTTTCACCGACGGCGACTTGCGGCGCGTGCTGGAGCGCACGGGCGACTTTCGCGATCTGCCGATCGCCGAGGTGATGACGCGCGCGCCGCGCACGATCGGCGCGGACCACCTGGCCGTGGAAGCGGTCGAACTGATGGAGCGGCACCGGATCAATCAGATGCTGGTCGTGGACGACGCGGGCACGCTGATCGGCGCACTCAATATGCATGACCTGTTCTCGAAGAAGGTGATTTGA
- a CDS encoding monovalent cation:proton antiporter family protein, which yields MISPLEMTLLLLLASVAGVVLFRYLNLPPMLGYLSVGILVGPHALGIAPSSERAQNLAEFGVVFLMFSIGLEFSLAKLRAMKRLVFGLGLLQVIGTIAVALLLGLAFERWMHVPWQGCIALGGALAMSSTAIVSKMLAERLEIETEHGRNIFGVLLFQDLAVVPLLIVIAAFGGDSRDLAATLGMAALKIVVALAVLLIVGQRLMTRWFNVVARRRSQELFVLNLLLVTLGAAYITEKFGLSLALGAFIAGMLIAETPYRHQVEEDIKPFRDVLLGLFFVTTGMLLDPRVLIEHPLMVLAFLLGPVLFKAITITGLTRAFGATPGVAMRTGLGLAQAGEFGFVLLNLIGDKHLVDPTLLQAILASMLLSMLAAPLIIQNADRIVLRLSSTEWMQQALQMTRIATQSLRQQAHVIICGYGRSGQNLARMLEHEGLSYVALDLDPDRVSAAASAGESVVFGDAARRESLVAAGIHRAAALAITYANTPSALRVLHNVHELEPALPVIVRTVDDADLEKLLAAGATEVIPEIVEGSLMLASHTLVLMGVPMRRVVRRVEELRDARYSLLRGYFHGADDLGDDDGHDQVRLQSVPVDGNAEAVGRTIEELGLAELGVEVTAIRRHGIRGVQPGPETKLRAADIVVLRGLPEALALAEERLARSRRAGAATA from the coding sequence GTGATATCCCCCCTCGAGATGACGCTCCTGCTGCTGCTCGCATCGGTGGCGGGTGTCGTGCTCTTTCGTTACCTGAACTTGCCGCCGATGCTCGGCTACCTGTCGGTCGGCATCCTCGTCGGGCCGCATGCGCTCGGCATCGCCCCCAGTTCGGAGCGCGCGCAGAACTTGGCCGAGTTCGGCGTCGTGTTTCTGATGTTCTCGATCGGGCTCGAGTTCTCGCTCGCCAAGCTGCGCGCCATGAAGCGGCTCGTCTTCGGGCTCGGACTGCTGCAGGTGATCGGCACCATCGCCGTGGCGCTGCTGCTCGGCCTCGCGTTCGAGCGCTGGATGCACGTGCCGTGGCAAGGCTGCATCGCGCTCGGCGGCGCGCTCGCGATGTCGTCGACGGCCATCGTCAGCAAGATGCTCGCCGAGCGGCTCGAGATAGAAACCGAGCATGGACGCAACATTTTCGGCGTGCTGCTGTTCCAGGATCTGGCCGTCGTGCCGCTGCTGATCGTGATCGCGGCGTTCGGCGGCGATTCGCGCGATCTGGCGGCCACGCTCGGCATGGCGGCACTGAAAATCGTCGTCGCGCTGGCGGTGCTGCTCATCGTCGGGCAGCGGCTCATGACGCGCTGGTTCAATGTGGTCGCGCGCCGCCGCTCGCAGGAGCTCTTCGTCCTGAACCTTCTGCTCGTTACGCTTGGCGCGGCCTACATCACGGAAAAGTTCGGCCTGTCGCTTGCGCTCGGGGCTTTCATCGCGGGCATGCTGATCGCCGAAACGCCGTACCGCCATCAGGTCGAGGAGGACATCAAGCCCTTTCGCGACGTGTTGCTCGGGCTTTTCTTCGTGACCACGGGCATGCTGCTCGATCCGCGCGTGCTCATCGAGCATCCGCTGATGGTGCTCGCGTTCCTGCTCGGCCCCGTCCTCTTCAAGGCCATCACGATCACGGGCTTGACCAGGGCATTCGGCGCGACGCCCGGCGTGGCGATGCGCACGGGGCTGGGCCTCGCTCAGGCGGGCGAGTTCGGCTTCGTGTTGCTCAATCTGATCGGAGACAAGCACCTCGTCGATCCGACCCTGCTCCAGGCGATTCTCGCGTCGATGCTGCTCTCCATGCTGGCCGCGCCGCTCATCATCCAGAATGCGGATCGCATCGTGCTGCGGCTGTCGTCCACGGAATGGATGCAGCAGGCGCTGCAGATGACGCGGATCGCGACGCAAAGCCTGCGCCAGCAGGCGCACGTCATCATCTGCGGCTACGGCCGCTCGGGCCAGAACCTCGCGCGCATGCTCGAGCATGAGGGCCTGTCGTATGTCGCGCTCGATCTCGATCCCGACCGCGTCAGCGCGGCGGCCTCGGCCGGCGAATCGGTCGTGTTCGGCGACGCCGCGCGACGCGAGTCGCTCGTCGCGGCCGGCATCCACCGCGCGGCGGCGCTCGCCATCACCTATGCGAACACGCCGTCGGCACTGCGCGTGTTGCACAATGTGCACGAATTGGAACCCGCGCTGCCCGTGATCGTGCGCACCGTCGACGATGCCGACCTCGAAAAGCTGCTTGCGGCCGGCGCGACCGAGGTGATCCCCGAGATCGTCGAGGGCAGCCTGATGCTCGCGTCGCACACGCTCGTGCTGATGGGTGTGCCGATGCGGCGGGTCGTGCGGCGTGTGGAGGAGTTGCGCGATGCGCGCTACAGCCTGCTGCGCGGCTATTTCCACGGCGCCGACGATCTGGGCGACGACGACGGCCACGACCAGGTCCGGCTACAATCGGTGCCGGTCGACGGCAACGCCGAGGCCGTCGGCCGCACGATCGAGGAGCTGGGCCTCGCCGAGCTCGGCGTGGAAGTGACGGCGATCCGCCGGCATGGAATCCGCGGCGTGCAGCCGGGGCCGGAAACCAAGCTGCGCGCCGCCGACATCGTCGTGCTGCGCGGCTTGCCCGAGGCGCTCGCGCTTGCCGAGGAGCGCCTCGCCAGGAGCCGCCGGGCCGGGGCCGCCACGGCTTAG